In Azospirillum baldaniorum, one DNA window encodes the following:
- a CDS encoding tellurite resistance TerB family protein: MANLQNILGTLLATGMGGHSRRSPQDLGSILNRSGMGSGSAMHARSGMGVGPMAGLGALAYLAYRAYQERQQNMPPSGQPSSGQAPARSGQPGTSPWGAPPSGSGNTPGGILGGILGGAGASGGGSLGERLSQVFQQRTAPLPDAAPSGSGEGAFPELAMEDQHALLLIRAMIAAANADGEISAAERQRIMSALDEAGGGPEERRIVEQELSQPQSLDSLVRSVTDPDMAEQVYLASLMAVDREHEAERAYLTYLATRLKIAPQRAEQLNQAA; encoded by the coding sequence ATGGCGAATCTTCAGAACATCCTCGGCACCCTTCTGGCGACCGGCATGGGAGGGCACAGCCGCAGGAGCCCGCAGGATCTGGGGTCGATCCTGAACCGGTCAGGGATGGGCTCAGGATCGGCGATGCACGCCCGCAGCGGCATGGGCGTCGGCCCCATGGCCGGGCTGGGCGCGCTGGCCTACCTCGCCTACCGCGCCTATCAGGAGCGGCAGCAGAATATGCCTCCGTCGGGGCAGCCCTCCTCCGGACAAGCCCCCGCCCGCTCCGGGCAGCCGGGGACCAGCCCGTGGGGGGCGCCGCCGTCCGGTTCGGGCAACACGCCGGGGGGCATCCTCGGCGGCATCCTCGGCGGGGCCGGCGCTTCCGGCGGCGGATCGCTGGGCGAACGGCTGTCCCAGGTCTTCCAGCAGCGCACCGCTCCCCTGCCCGACGCCGCCCCGTCGGGATCGGGCGAGGGTGCCTTCCCGGAACTCGCCATGGAGGACCAGCACGCCCTGCTGCTGATCCGCGCCATGATCGCCGCCGCCAACGCCGACGGCGAGATTTCGGCGGCTGAGCGCCAGCGCATCATGTCCGCCCTGGACGAGGCCGGCGGCGGCCCGGAGGAGCGGCGAATCGTGGAGCAGGAACTGTCCCAGCCGCAGTCGCTCGACTCGCTGGTCCGCTCCGTCACCGATCCGGACATGGCGGAGCAGGTCTATCTGGCCTCGCTGATGGCGGTGGACCGCGAGCATGAGGCGGAACGCGCCTATCTCACCTACCTCGCCACCCGCTTGAAGATCGCCCCGCAACGCGCCGAGCAGCTCAACCAAGCGGCGTGA
- a CDS encoding DUF1289 domain-containing protein, with protein sequence MSTHDTRNPCTKLCRYDAADRCMGCFRTRAEVRHWKRLPDETKAAINARIAARGGTVSKKDGKRAKKLDKKIRKLEAKLATLRARRSELEGSVVRAAE encoded by the coding sequence ATGAGCACGCACGACACCCGCAACCCCTGCACGAAGCTCTGCCGCTACGATGCGGCGGACCGCTGCATGGGCTGTTTCCGCACCCGCGCTGAGGTGAGGCACTGGAAACGCCTGCCGGACGAGACGAAGGCGGCGATCAACGCCCGCATCGCCGCGCGCGGCGGCACGGTCTCCAAGAAGGACGGCAAGCGGGCGAAGAAGCTCGACAAGAAAATCCGCAAGCTGGAAGCGAAGCTCGCCACCCTGCGCGCCCGCCGGTCGGAGCTGGAGG
- a CDS encoding manganese efflux pump MntP family protein has protein sequence MLGVTSLVLAVSLSMDSFAAALGRGAVQKRPGLSEALRVGFAFGLCQLSMASIGWAVGSAFAGFVQAIDHWIAFGLLLMIGGSMIRNALAGEEDDEAAATRSGWLALLTVAVATSIDASAVGVGLAMADVNIAVTASLIGVVTFLMGFGGVLLGRAAGPLLGRRAELIGGLGLLAIGTKILIEHTLL, from the coding sequence ATGCTCGGTGTGACCTCCCTCGTCCTCGCCGTCAGCCTTTCCATGGACAGCTTCGCCGCGGCGTTGGGCCGTGGCGCCGTTCAGAAGCGTCCCGGCCTGTCCGAGGCGTTGCGGGTCGGTTTCGCCTTTGGCCTCTGCCAGCTCTCGATGGCCTCCATCGGCTGGGCGGTGGGTTCGGCCTTCGCCGGCTTCGTCCAGGCGATCGACCACTGGATCGCCTTCGGCCTGCTGCTGATGATCGGCGGATCGATGATCCGCAACGCGCTCGCCGGGGAAGAGGACGACGAGGCGGCGGCCACCCGCTCGGGCTGGCTGGCCCTGCTGACGGTGGCGGTGGCGACCAGCATCGACGCCAGCGCGGTGGGGGTCGGCCTCGCCATGGCGGACGTCAACATCGCGGTGACCGCCAGCCTGATCGGCGTCGTCACCTTCCTGATGGGTTTCGGCGGCGTCCTGCTGGGCCGCGCCGCCGGCCCGCTACTCGGCCGCCGGGCGGAGCTGATTGGCGGCCTCGGCCTGCTCGCCATCGGCACCAAGATCCTGATCGAGCACACCCTTCTGTAA
- a CDS encoding alpha/beta fold hydrolase: protein MDPVATSVILVHGAFADGSAWSRVIPLLQAQGLEAIAVQNPLTSLDEDVAHVQRAIDRAKGPVVLVGHSWGGAVITQIGNQDKVKALVYVAAFAPGVGQSPNDTLKPFPPSPGLSSVSMDRAGYLHLSAESLAANFAQDVPAAEAALLAATQGPVHAGCFRTRVTAAAWEHKPSWYIVASEDRMLPPAFLRATAERIGARTVEVGASHIPHASRPDAVAAVIIEAAGAR from the coding sequence ATGGACCCGGTCGCCACTTCCGTCATCCTCGTCCACGGCGCCTTCGCGGACGGCTCCGCCTGGAGCCGCGTGATCCCCCTGCTCCAGGCCCAGGGGCTGGAGGCGATCGCCGTGCAGAATCCGCTGACCTCGCTGGACGAGGACGTTGCCCATGTCCAGCGCGCCATCGACCGCGCCAAGGGACCGGTGGTGCTAGTCGGCCATTCCTGGGGCGGGGCGGTGATCACCCAGATCGGGAATCAGGACAAGGTGAAGGCGCTGGTCTATGTGGCGGCCTTCGCGCCGGGAGTCGGCCAGTCGCCGAACGACACGCTGAAGCCCTTCCCGCCCTCGCCCGGCCTGTCCAGCGTGTCGATGGACCGTGCGGGCTATCTGCATTTGTCGGCGGAAAGTCTGGCGGCGAACTTCGCCCAGGATGTGCCGGCGGCGGAGGCGGCGCTGCTGGCCGCGACGCAGGGGCCGGTCCATGCCGGCTGCTTCCGCACGCGGGTGACCGCCGCGGCGTGGGAGCACAAGCCGTCCTGGTACATCGTCGCCAGCGAGGACCGGATGCTTCCCCCGGCCTTCCTGCGGGCGACCGCCGAGCGCATCGGCGCGCGGACGGTGGAGGTCGGGGCCAGCCACATCCCGCACGCCTCCCGGCCCGACGCGGTGGCGGCGGTGATCATCGAGGCGGCGGGAGCCCGCTGA
- a CDS encoding methyl-accepting chemotaxis protein — MGLLTGVGSLSLSGKTVSLCVGGLVVLTSATFAVNETLLSRYAERMAVERQETNMRVAWDVLNQYGRDISVRDGALYAGDRALNGFFEPVDRVKALVGGTATLFMGDTRVTTNVQKPDGGRAVGTQLAKGPVYDAVLVRGEPYRGQADILGVPFYTAYDPIKDRSGKVVGVLYVGVPRAEFFAPIRDTQTMIGGLGAAVTLLVAGGSLLLSRRIFRPLSAMRGAMERLATGTLSVEVPALDRKDEIGGMARALSVFKENAQQVARLDAAQAEERARAERDRRDALEAVARNFEGTMLSVVETLSATTAQLESNAQRLHGIAESSSGQAAAVSGAAGEASDDVRTVAGATEELTASIVEVSRQIDESSRMVRNAVEEVERTNHTVEGLAAAAGKIGEVVTLIQSIAAQTNLLALNATIEAARAGEAGKGFAVVANEVKGLANQTARATDEIAQQVAEIQAVTGSAVTAIGGIGRTVVAVNDLVGRIAGSADRQNATTGEIARSVQRAADRTSEVTHSVRDVSASAHETGTMASEVRSAAADLGRQALALREQAGAFLRQIRSA; from the coding sequence ATGGGGTTGCTGACGGGGGTCGGCTCGCTGTCGCTTTCGGGCAAGACGGTGTCGCTGTGTGTCGGTGGATTGGTCGTGTTGACGAGCGCCACCTTTGCGGTCAACGAAACGTTGCTGAGCCGCTATGCGGAGCGCATGGCGGTCGAGCGGCAGGAAACCAACATGCGCGTCGCCTGGGACGTGCTGAACCAGTACGGGCGCGACATCAGCGTCCGCGACGGCGCGCTGTACGCCGGCGACCGCGCGCTGAACGGTTTCTTCGAACCGGTGGACCGGGTGAAAGCGCTGGTCGGCGGCACCGCCACCCTGTTCATGGGCGACACGCGGGTGACCACCAACGTCCAGAAGCCGGACGGCGGGCGCGCCGTCGGCACCCAACTGGCCAAGGGGCCGGTCTACGACGCCGTGCTGGTCCGGGGCGAGCCGTACCGTGGGCAGGCCGACATCCTGGGCGTTCCCTTCTACACCGCCTACGACCCGATCAAGGACCGCTCGGGCAAGGTGGTCGGCGTGCTCTATGTCGGTGTGCCGCGGGCGGAGTTCTTCGCGCCGATCCGCGACACCCAGACGATGATCGGTGGGCTGGGCGCCGCGGTGACGCTGCTGGTGGCCGGCGGCAGCCTGCTGTTGTCACGACGCATCTTCCGCCCGCTGTCCGCCATGCGCGGCGCCATGGAGCGGTTGGCGACGGGGACCCTGTCGGTCGAGGTTCCGGCGCTGGACCGCAAGGATGAGATCGGCGGCATGGCCCGGGCGCTGAGCGTCTTCAAGGAGAACGCGCAGCAGGTCGCCCGGCTCGATGCCGCCCAGGCGGAGGAGCGCGCCCGCGCCGAGCGGGACCGCCGCGACGCGCTGGAGGCGGTTGCCCGCAACTTCGAAGGCACGATGCTGAGCGTCGTCGAGACGCTGAGCGCCACCACGGCCCAGCTCGAATCCAACGCCCAGCGCCTGCATGGCATCGCCGAGAGCAGCAGCGGGCAGGCCGCCGCGGTCAGCGGTGCGGCGGGCGAGGCCAGCGACGACGTGCGGACCGTGGCCGGCGCCACCGAAGAGCTGACGGCGTCCATTGTCGAGGTGTCCCGCCAGATCGACGAGTCCTCCCGCATGGTCCGCAACGCGGTGGAGGAGGTGGAGCGCACCAACCACACGGTCGAGGGCCTTGCCGCCGCCGCCGGCAAGATCGGGGAGGTGGTGACGCTGATCCAGAGCATCGCCGCGCAGACCAACCTGCTGGCGCTGAACGCCACCATCGAGGCGGCGCGGGCGGGCGAGGCCGGCAAGGGCTTCGCCGTCGTCGCCAACGAGGTGAAGGGCCTCGCCAACCAGACCGCCAGGGCGACCGACGAGATCGCGCAGCAGGTCGCGGAGATCCAGGCGGTGACCGGCAGCGCGGTGACGGCCATCGGCGGCATCGGGCGCACGGTGGTCGCGGTGAACGATCTGGTCGGCCGCATCGCCGGGTCCGCCGATCGCCAGAACGCCACCACCGGTGAGATCGCCCGCAGCGTCCAGCGCGCCGCCGACCGCACGTCGGAGGTGACCCACAGCGTCCGCGACGTGTCGGCCTCCGCCCACGAGACCGGCACCATGGCGTCGGAAGTGCGCTCCGCCGCCGCCGATCTCGGCCGGCAGGCGCTGGCCCTGCGCGAGCAGGCCGGTGCGTTCCTGCGGCAGATCCGCTCGGCCTGA
- a CDS encoding O-methyltransferase, with amino-acid sequence MLLDDAVDRVLRDLENYGRDNDAREGDRARKMLNLERETAELLHILVRSGRRRRVLEIGTSNGVSTLWLAAALQAIGASEPLTSIERDPGKSAQAATNLERAGLASRVNLLVGDATETVAGLDGPFDCVFFDADRWSAPEQLRLLLPKLEPDCLLLADNALSHPQEIAGYIAAVDALPGFGSTIFPVGKGLHVACHP; translated from the coding sequence ATGCTGCTGGATGACGCCGTCGACCGCGTGCTCCGCGATCTTGAGAACTATGGGCGCGACAACGACGCGCGCGAGGGCGACCGTGCCCGCAAAATGCTGAATCTTGAGCGCGAGACGGCTGAGCTTCTTCACATCCTGGTGCGCAGCGGGCGCCGCCGCCGGGTGCTGGAGATCGGCACCTCCAACGGCGTCAGCACCCTGTGGCTCGCCGCGGCGTTGCAGGCCATCGGCGCCTCGGAACCGCTGACCAGCATCGAGCGCGATCCGGGCAAGAGCGCGCAGGCCGCCACCAACCTGGAGCGCGCCGGGCTGGCCAGCCGCGTCAACCTGCTGGTCGGCGACGCGACGGAGACGGTGGCCGGGCTGGACGGCCCCTTCGACTGCGTGTTCTTCGACGCCGACCGCTGGAGCGCCCCGGAGCAGCTTCGCCTTCTGCTGCCGAAGCTGGAGCCGGATTGCCTGCTGCTGGCCGACAACGCCCTGTCCCATCCGCAGGAGATCGCCGGCTACATCGCGGCGGTGGACGCCCTGCCCGGCTTCGGCTCCACCATCTTCCCGGTGGGCAAGGGGCTGCACGTCGCCTGCCACCCCTGA